The following are encoded in a window of Ignavibacteriales bacterium genomic DNA:
- the rfbB gene encoding dTDP-glucose 4,6-dehydratase gives MTTKNILVTGGAGFIGSNFINYILSKHDDYFIVNLDKLTYAGNLENLKTVEKNKNYRFVKGDIINNELLDYLFKRFNLKFVINFAAESHVDRSILGSEIFYRTNVIGTTVLLEAARRYQVEKFVQISTDEVYGSLGSTGLFTEKTPLSPNSPYSSSKASADMAVLSFHHTYGLPVVITRCSNNYGPLQFPEKLIPLMIINSLNGKKLPVYGDGLNVRDWIYVIDHNKAVELVFENGKTGEVYNIGASREMKNIEIVKLILQKLGKGEELIEYVKDRPGHDRRYAIDSSKIKNELGWAPSFNFEIAIGETIDWYLQNKNWWERIISGEYQKYYELQYKNR, from the coding sequence ATGACAACTAAAAACATACTTGTAACCGGCGGTGCCGGATTCATTGGAAGTAACTTTATCAATTATATTCTTTCTAAACATGATGATTATTTTATTGTCAATTTAGATAAACTTACTTACGCCGGTAATCTTGAAAACCTTAAAACGGTTGAGAAAAACAAGAATTATAGGTTCGTTAAAGGAGATATTATAAATAATGAGTTATTAGATTATCTTTTTAAGAGGTTTAATCTAAAATTTGTTATAAATTTCGCTGCAGAATCTCACGTTGATAGGAGTATACTCGGATCGGAAATTTTCTACCGAACAAATGTAATAGGAACAACAGTTTTGCTCGAGGCTGCTCGCAGATATCAAGTTGAGAAATTTGTACAAATCTCTACCGATGAAGTTTATGGTAGTTTAGGTTCTACAGGTTTATTTACCGAAAAAACTCCGCTCAGTCCCAACAGTCCATATTCATCAAGTAAAGCAAGTGCAGATATGGCAGTTTTGTCATTTCATCACACTTATGGTTTGCCTGTTGTTATTACAAGATGTTCAAATAATTACGGACCACTTCAATTTCCGGAAAAATTAATTCCATTGATGATTATTAATTCTCTTAACGGGAAAAAACTTCCGGTATATGGCGATGGGTTAAATGTAAGAGATTGGATCTATGTTATTGATCATAACAAAGCAGTAGAACTTGTATTTGAAAATGGAAAGACAGGAGAAGTGTATAACATAGGTGCAAGTCGTGAGATGAAAAATATTGAGATTGTAAAATTGATTTTACAGAAACTCGGTAAAGGGGAAGAATTAATTGAGTATGTAAAAGACAGACCCGGACATGACCGTAGGTATGCAATTGATTCATCAAAAATAAAAAATGAATTAGGATGGGCACCAAGTTTTAATTTTGAAATTGCCATCGGCGAGACAATTGATTGGTATTTGCAAAACAAAAACTGGTGGGAAAGAATTATCTCCGGAGAATATCAAAAATATTATGAACTTCAATACAAAAATCGTTAA
- the ftsZ gene encoding cell division protein FtsZ, which yields IAVNTDAQVLEESLATHKIQIGTNVTRGLGAGADPNVGRKAAEEDRDKITRILEGSDMVFVTSGMGGGTGTGAAPIVASIAKSLGALVIGIVTKPFTWEGKLRMKNADEGINELRQLVDSLIVVPNSRILSIIDTATAAKAAFNKPNEILFEATRGIADIITVKGIINVDFADVRTVMRDSGQALMGCGIASGENRSVEAAQKAISSPLLEGISIKGAKNILLNVTGPTNMTMAEVEAGNNVIFEAAGEEANVIFGTVIKDQMNEYVSYTVIATGFESKSGSNPISNLKTEKAERKREEKKVVGMGGFPTKRGSMELENSDDLNVPTILRVKKTSPDLFDQSGLETGFKTEKNDYEENDYYSNKNRDEEDSSSFLRKIMD from the coding sequence ATTGCTGTAAATACAGACGCTCAAGTTCTCGAAGAGAGTTTGGCTACTCATAAAATTCAAATCGGAACAAATGTAACACGCGGACTTGGGGCAGGCGCAGATCCTAATGTAGGAAGAAAAGCGGCTGAAGAAGATCGGGATAAGATCACCCGCATTCTTGAAGGAAGTGATATGGTTTTTGTTACTTCCGGAATGGGTGGAGGAACCGGTACAGGGGCAGCTCCGATTGTTGCATCTATTGCTAAAAGTCTTGGTGCTCTTGTAATCGGTATCGTTACAAAACCTTTCACGTGGGAAGGTAAGTTGCGCATGAAAAATGCGGATGAAGGAATTAATGAACTGCGTCAATTGGTAGATAGTTTGATTGTTGTACCTAACAGCAGAATACTTAGTATTATAGATACAGCTACGGCAGCAAAAGCTGCATTCAACAAACCAAATGAAATTCTTTTTGAAGCAACCCGCGGCATTGCGGATATCATTACAGTGAAAGGAATTATTAATGTTGACTTTGCCGATGTAAGAACTGTAATGAGAGACAGCGGACAAGCATTAATGGGATGCGGAATTGCAAGTGGAGAAAATCGATCGGTTGAAGCTGCACAAAAAGCAATTTCATCACCGCTGCTTGAAGGAATTTCTATTAAAGGTGCAAAGAATATTCTTCTAAACGTTACCGGTCCAACAAATATGACTATGGCAGAAGTAGAAGCTGGTAATAATGTGATCTTTGAAGCTGCCGGAGAAGAAGCAAATGTAATCTTTGGAACAGTAATTAAAGATCAGATGAATGAATATGTTTCTTACACAGTTATCGCAACTGGATTTGAATCTAAATCAGGCTCAAATCCTATTAGCAATTTGAAAACAGAAAAAGCAGAAAGAAAACGCGAAGAGAAAAAAGTTGTAGGCATGGGCGGTTTTCCAACTAAACGCGGCTCGATGGAATTAGAAAATAGTGATGATCTGAATGTTCCTACTATCCTAAGAGTAAAGAAAACAAGTCCGGATTTGTTTGATCAAAGCGGATTGGAAACCGGATTTAAAACTGAAAAGAATGATTATGAAGAGAACGATTATTACAGCAATAAGAATAGAGATGAAGAAGACAGTTCATCATTCTTAAGAAAGATTATGGATTAA